Proteins encoded in a region of the Anopheles aquasalis chromosome 2, idAnoAquaMG_Q_19, whole genome shotgun sequence genome:
- the LOC126570858 gene encoding mediator of RNA polymerase II transcription subunit 21, with protein sequence MADRLTQLQDTVNQQAEHFCNSIGILQQCSVPSKFAGFERTGSQTPQQQVQPQEDYPQLFSTLISRCAKDIDTLIESLPSEESSIELQVQSLQRLEQENKESAEKLEEIVRKGELLLEKIQAALSDIAQSQLDMQYSS encoded by the exons ATGGCTGACCGACTAACTCAGCTACAGGACACGGTAAATCAG CAAGCGGAACACTTTTGCAACAGCATCGGCATCCTACAGCAGTGCTCGGTACCGAGCAAGTTCGCCGGTTTTGAGCGTACCGGATCCCAAACGCCTCAGCAGCAAGTCCAACCGCAGGAGGACTATCCACAGCTCTTCTCCACCCTGATCTCGCGATGTGCCAAAGACATTGATACACTCATCGAATCGTTACCGAGCGAGGAAAGCTCGATCGAGTTGCAGGTCCAATCGCTACAGCGGCTCGAACAGGAGAACAAGGAATCGGCCGAAAAACTCGAGGAAATCGTCCGCAAGggagagctgctgctcgagaagaTACAAGCCGCCCTTAGTGATATCGCCCAGTCCCAGCTGGACATGCAGTATTCGTCATGA
- the LOC126570849 gene encoding protein claret segregational-like has protein sequence MESRIPKPSFLRKPVASGPPSLPSNARLPLSRDLLNLPQTTGSTTFGLFKARAPSPEQRFGVGGAGRSEINRTKLRRSRSACDLTRKDFHRPKHVPSLSKPPTKINATTVALMASSDLLRPVSANTNQQSRGEGLMRRSRSFGDLAMKSNVSSTSTTSSSSITSSHFKRPPTASNGSSGVPAKMPKMTTGSVASHAGLFKSTGQKSVAKPAGAVGAAAAPLRKAPPVSKVASTINRTAGTGKNGPTASNGPKIVNGGTTSGVAKQGVAKSMNKRIPPYDFKARFAHLQEKHKALLEKYEKICKEYASHESLQDMYDECFQEMNELKQQREQLVCELSGTRDEKRSLEESNAQLTAALERSESDLKLYHDKYTAVSKENVELKRQLAELKERSNFLETKSMALEETNDRNAELLFQANIERKDLHNMVMDLRGNIRVFCRVRPPLLPSEEQRIECGWKYLDEQSLELLAMDGTGKRHEFSFDHVFHAHTRQEDIFENVSPLIQSALDGYNVCIFAYGQTGSGKTYTMDGVPDNLGVIPRTVDLIFSAINDYKRFGWEYEIRVNFLEIYNEVLYDLLDTTGTTKDLEIKMVSAKNKTEVYVSNIIEETVETPARLHQLMSIAKMNRATAATAGNERSSRSHAVTKITLIGTHREKGETCVGSVNLVDLAGSESPKTSTRMDETKNINRSLSELSNVILALVQRHDHVPYRNSKLTHLLMPSLGGNSKTLMFVNVAPFQDCFTETVKSLRFASQVNSCKMQKVRKNKVLSIV, from the exons ATGGAATCTAGAATACCAAAACCGTCCTTTCTGCGTAAGCCCGTTGCCAGCGGTCCACCCAGTTTGCCCAGCAACGCCCGGTTACCGTTGAGCAGAGATCTGCTCAATTTACCACAAACAACGGGTTCGACAACGTTTGGTTTGTTCAAAGCGCGTGCCCCTTCGCCAGAGCAACGTTTTGGAGTCGGCGGAGCGGGCCGATCGGAAATCAATCGAACTAAACTGCGGCGCAGCCGTTCGGCATGCGATCTGACCCGGAAGGACTTCCATCGGCCAAAACACGTACCGTCGCTCTCGAAACCACCGACCAAGATCAATGCCACGACTGTCGCACTCATGGCCAGCAGCGATCTGTTGCGTCCGGTCAGTGCGAACACCAACCAGCAAAGCCGTGGTGAAGGGCTGATGCGAAGGAGCCGATCCTTCGGTGATCTGGCAATGAAATCGAATGTGTCCAGCACATCCACGACGTCTTCGAGTAGCATCACCTCGAGCCATTTCAAGCGTCCCCCGACCGCGTCCAACGGTAGCTCCGGTGTTCCAGCAAAAATGCCCAAGATGACCACGGGGTCCGTTGCCTCACATGCCGGGTTGTTTAAATCAACTGGCCAGAAGAGCGTAGCGAAACCTGCTGGAGCAGTtggcgcagctgctgctccgctgcGAAAGGCACCCCCCGTCTCCAAAGTGGCCAGTACGATCAACAGGACGGCCGGTACGGGTAAAAATGGTCCAACGGCTTCGAACGGACCGAAGATAGTAAATGGGGGTACGACGAGCGGCGTTGCAAAACAGGGAGTGGCCAAATCAATGAACAAACGAATTCCACCCTATGACTTCAAGGCTCGATTCGCTCACCTGCAGGAGAAGCACAAGGCGTTGCTGGAAAAGTATGAGAAGATATGCAAAGAATACGCAAGCCACGAATCGCTGCAGGATATGTACGACGAGTGTTTCCAGGAGATGAACGAGCTGAAGCAACAACGCGAGCAGCTAGTGTGCGAGCTGAGCGGTACACGCGACGAAAAGCGTTCACTGGAGGAATCAAATGCACAGCTTACCGCAGCTCTAGAGCGATCGGAATCTGATCTTAAACTGTATCACGATAAATACACGGCGGTCAGTAAGGAGAATGTTGAGCTAAAGCGACAACTAGCGGAGCTGAAAGAACGCTCAAACTTCTTAGAGACCAAGAGCATGGCCCTCgaagaaacgaacgatcggAACGCGGAACTACTGTTCCAGGCAAACATTGAGCGTAAGGATCTGCACAACATGGTCATGGATTTGCGGGGCAACATTCGGGTGTTTTGTCGCGTGCGGCCACCACTGTTACCGTCGGAGGAGCAACGGATCGAGTGTGGCTGGAAGTATCTGGACGAGCAGTCGCTCGAGCTATTGGCCATGGATGGTACCGGCAAACGGCACGAGTTCAGCTTTGATCACGTGTTCCACGCACATACCCGGCAGGAAGATATCTTCGAAAACGTGTCTCCTCTCATCCAGTCCGCCCTCGATGGTTACAATGTGTGCATCTTTGCGTACGGCCAGACGGGAAGTGGCAAAACCTACACCATGGATGGTGTGCCCGACAATCTGGGTGTCATTCCGCGTACGGTGGATCTGATCTTCAGTGCAATCAACGACTATAAGCGCTTTGGCTGGGAGTATGAG ATCCGAGTAAACTTCCTGGAAATCTACAACGAGGTACTGTACGATCTGCTGGACACGACCGGCACGACGAAGGACCTGGAGATTAAGATGGTGAGCGCCAAGAACAAAACCGAGGTGTACGTGTCGAACATCATCGAGGAAACGGTCGAAACGCCGGCTCGACTCCATCAGCTGATGAGCATCGCCAAGATGAACCGTGCAACGGCAGCCACTGCCGGCAACGAGCGATCGTCGCGGTCGCACGCCGTCACCAAGATCACGCTCATCGGTACGCACCGGGAGAAGGGCGAGACGTGCGTGGGCTCGGTGAATCTGGTCGATTTGGCCGGTTCCGAGAGCCCCAAGACAAGCACGCGGATGGACGAGACGAAGAACATCAACCGCTCGCTGAGCGAGCTCAGCAACGTCATACTTGCGCTCGTGCAGCGTCACGATCACGTACCATACCGCAACTCAAAGCTCACGCACCTGCTGATGCCGAGTCTGGGCGGCAACTCGAAGACGCTGATGTTCGTGAATGTGGCCCCGTTCCAGGATTGCTTCACCGAAACGGTCAAATCGTTGCGCTTTGCGTCGCAGGTTAACTcctgcaaaatgcaaaaagtgcGCAAAAACAAGGTTCTCAGCATTGTGTAA